In Stomoxys calcitrans chromosome 2, idStoCalc2.1, whole genome shotgun sequence, the following proteins share a genomic window:
- the LOC106090859 gene encoding transcription factor A, mitochondrial isoform X2, protein MLLTVSLFNKGSFLGSLINKCRPLAPPANISLRGPPSVAASTKVTIEEKVGLPIRPKKPLTPYFRFMKELRPKIVASNPKMSLVDIVRQVSKKWESADPSLKQRLQEEYKKEQQEYVEKRTKYESKITDEQRNQIKELKQEKVEAKERRMMRRRIKDLGRPKKPASAFIRFIAKERIRTPQTAQQTFREWHQAATQRWSVLSPTEKEIYMQESRKDFETYRKEIAQWEEKMIRLGHIDVVRQTNLIDPPEIKPKKR, encoded by the exons ATGTTACTAACAGTTTCGCTCTTTAACAAGGGCTCTTTCTTGGGGTCTTTGATTAACAAATGCAG ACCACTTGCACCACCTGCGAATATAAGTTTACGCGGCCCTCCCTCGGTTGCAGCTTCTACAAAAGTAACAATAGAGGAAAAAGTGGGTTTACCAATTCGACCTAAAAAGCCATTAACTCCATACTTTCGATTTATGAAAGAGCTTAGACCAAAAATAGTGGCGTCTAATCCTAAAATGTCGCTCGTTGATATAGTGCGACAAGTATCAAAAAAATGGGAATCTGCGGATCCTTCATTGAAACAACGCTTGCAGGAAGAGTACAAAAAAGAGCAACAGGAATATGTAGAAAAGCGTACCAAATACGAGTCCAAAATTACAGATGAGCAACGCAACCAGATAAAGGAACTTAAGCAAGAAAAAGTAGAGGCAAAAGAGAGACGCATGATGAGAAGACGAATTAAGGACTTAGGACGTCCTAAGAAACCAGCATCGGCATTTATACGTTTTATTGCTAAGGAAAGAATCAGAACGCCACAGACAGCCCAACAAACTTTCCGTGAATGGCACCAAGCTGCAACACAAAGATGGTCAGTTCTTTCACCGACAGAAAAAGAGATTTACATGCAAGAATCTCGCAAGGACTTTGAAACGTATAG AAAAGAAATAGCCCAATGGGAGGAGAAGATGATACGTTTAGGTCATATTGATGTCGTTCGTCAAACAAATTTAATTGACCCACCTGAAATAAAGCCCAAGAAGCGTTAA
- the LOC106090859 gene encoding transcription factor A, mitochondrial isoform X1, with product MLLTVSLFNKGSFLGSLINKCRQVVRIKNEKSLNINLNPNLSNTPTIAPNVPLESAIAFTNRPLAPPANISLRGPPSVAASTKVTIEEKVGLPIRPKKPLTPYFRFMKELRPKIVASNPKMSLVDIVRQVSKKWESADPSLKQRLQEEYKKEQQEYVEKRTKYESKITDEQRNQIKELKQEKVEAKERRMMRRRIKDLGRPKKPASAFIRFIAKERIRTPQTAQQTFREWHQAATQRWSVLSPTEKEIYMQESRKDFETYRKEIAQWEEKMIRLGHIDVVRQTNLIDPPEIKPKKR from the exons ATGTTACTAACAGTTTCGCTCTTTAACAAGGGCTCTTTCTTGGGGTCTTTGATTAACAAATGCAGGCAAGTTGTACGAATTAAAAACGAAAAGTCCTTAAATATTAATCTGAACCCAAACTTATCCAATACTCCAACAATCGCACCAAATGTCCCTCTTGAATCGGCCATTGCATTTACTAACAGACCACTTGCACCACCTGCGAATATAAGTTTACGCGGCCCTCCCTCGGTTGCAGCTTCTACAAAAGTAACAATAGAGGAAAAAGTGGGTTTACCAATTCGACCTAAAAAGCCATTAACTCCATACTTTCGATTTATGAAAGAGCTTAGACCAAAAATAGTGGCGTCTAATCCTAAAATGTCGCTCGTTGATATAGTGCGACAAGTATCAAAAAAATGGGAATCTGCGGATCCTTCATTGAAACAACGCTTGCAGGAAGAGTACAAAAAAGAGCAACAGGAATATGTAGAAAAGCGTACCAAATACGAGTCCAAAATTACAGATGAGCAACGCAACCAGATAAAGGAACTTAAGCAAGAAAAAGTAGAGGCAAAAGAGAGACGCATGATGAGAAGACGAATTAAGGACTTAGGACGTCCTAAGAAACCAGCATCGGCATTTATACGTTTTATTGCTAAGGAAAGAATCAGAACGCCACAGACAGCCCAACAAACTTTCCGTGAATGGCACCAAGCTGCAACACAAAGATGGTCAGTTCTTTCACCGACAGAAAAAGAGATTTACATGCAAGAATCTCGCAAGGACTTTGAAACGTATAG AAAAGAAATAGCCCAATGGGAGGAGAAGATGATACGTTTAGGTCATATTGATGTCGTTCGTCAAACAAATTTAATTGACCCACCTGAAATAAAGCCCAAGAAGCGTTAA